AACACCAACACTTGTTTTTCCGGATGATAGACGGCCTTGTCGCAATGCGCGGTCCGGTTTTCCATGTTTATGCGGACATTTTCTATCGCCACCACCTTTTCAATATTTTCAGCGGCCATGGCGGATTCGTCAGCATCCCCTTTTTCATAAAAAATCCTCAGCTTATTTGACTTGATGGTCGCATCGGACATATCGACTTCAACATTGCCTGTAAATTGAATATAATTCGACTCCCGCAGGGATACAAGCTTGTCCGCCCGGATATGCAGTTTATTATTGGCCGGGGCGGTTTCATCGGCCGATTGTGTCTCAGCATAGGCGACCGAAAGCCAGGCGGCCGAAATCAGCCAGCCGGTCAGCAGACATATAAAAATTTTGAAAACAATCGG
The DNA window shown above is from Desulfobacterales bacterium and carries:
- a CDS encoding LptA/OstA family protein, which produces MRLKIFNPIVFKIFICLLTGWLISAAWLSVAYAETQSADETAPANNKLHIRADKLVSLRESNYIQFTGNVEVDMSDATIKSNKLRIFYEKGDADESAMAAENIEKVVAIENVRINMENRTAHCDKAVYHPEKQVLVLTGKTVEIKSENNVVSGSKITFNQKTGEIIVDGAPEQRVNAIIRQIEKRRQTKPEANN